The genomic segment CTTTCACCCTTTGGACAACAGAGATGACGTCATCCAAGGCCACGGACGGAAGAACGCGGCAGTCAAAGCCAAAACGCTCCTTACCCGGAACCGTGTTCAAATTGGGAACGTTGGCAAAGCGCCGCGTCGGCTCGAAGGTGGAGACGGGAGGGCTGAAAAGATCGTCTTTTTCAGGGAATGCCTTGTGCAGAGCTTCGTCCACTTCAACAGAAAGAAGGTTTGCCACGCGACAAGCGTTCAAGCCCGTGTGAGGCGCACCGGCGTGAGCTTGCTTTCCCGTGACAGTAAATTCCAATTTCAACCTCGACTTCTCGGCAATTTCGATAAAATCCCCTTGACTATTTCCGCTGTCGGGCGCGATCACCAAGTCGTCCTCGCGAAAAAGTCCCCGGTCAATCAAAGGTTTCGCGCCATAAGCGCTTCCCATCTCCTCGTCGGCCAAAAAGGCCAGGCAGACGGTGAAAGAGGGCACGATCTCTAGGTTTGACAAGGTTTTCAGGGCATACAGAGAAGAAATCAGGGCCATTCCGTTATCGCTGGTTCCCCGACCGTACAGGCGGCTTCCCTCCATGGTGGGAGCGTAGGGGTCCCGGGTCCAAAACGAGCGTTCGCCTTCCGGCACCACGTCCATGTGACTCAAAATACACAGGCGCCGTGGAGAGGCTCCCTTATACTCTAGGAAAAGAGAGGGGCGGTTGCCCGTGGGGGATTTATCGTCGTCCACCCGTTGCCACTCCGTTTTTCCCAAGCCTAGCTCCGCGACCAGCTTTTCGATTTCGTTTGCCTTTTTTTCCTCACCGGCGCCTCCATTGTGGGGGGAAATCGCCGGAATACAACAAACGCGGCTCAGGGCCGCAACCATCTCGTCCCTGAGCCGTTCCGCTTCAGCAAATATCTTGTCTTTTGCCGTTGCCATCAAATTTGCGATTTCCTATAGAAAGGTGCCCCTCAGCCTAACCACGTCGGCGACCCGCTGAATGGCGGCCATGAAGGCGGCGCGGCGCATCTTGACCTTTTTGTTTTGGGCGTAGTCCCAAACCAGCTTAAAATTACCCTTCATGATATGGATCAAGCGACTGTTATACTCCTCTTCAGTCCAGAAGTACCCCGCCAAGTTCTGGGCCCACTCGAAATAGGATCCGATAACTCCACCGGAGTTGGCCAGGAAATCCGGCACAACCAAGATCTCTTTACCGTCCAAAATGGCGTCCCCTTCTGGGGTCACCGGGCCGTTGGCTCCCTCCACGATGTACTTCGCCTTGACCTGGTTGGCCGTCTTATCGTTGATCGCGCCTTCGAGAGCACAAGGGAAAAGAATGTCGCAGTCCACAAACAAGACGTCGGAAAGGCCTTTCTTCTCGCAACCATCGCAGGTAAATCCCTCAAGTAATTTCTTAGGATGTTGGGTAACGTGGTCAAAGGCTTTTTTCACATCGATGCCTTGGGGAGAATAATAGGTTCCCGTCACATCGCTGATAGCGACAACTTTTGCTCCAGCCTCCACCATCGTCAACGCTGTGTAGCTTCCTACATTGCCGAACCCTTGAATAGCCACAGTAGCCGTCTTAGGGTCTTTGCCCACGGCCTTCAACAGTTCCAGCCCACAGGTGGCCACGCCGTACCCTGTGGCAGCCGTTCTCCCCTTGGATCCCCAGTAGCTAATGGGTTTGCCCGTGAAAATTCCCGGCTCGACCTGACCGCTGAGTTTACTGACGGTATCCATGAACCAAACCATTTCCTGGCCACCGGTGTTCACGTCGGGAGCGGGGACGTCTTTCCATGTTCCGATAATGGGAGCGATGCGGGCCGCGAAGGTTCGGGACATGCGTTCTTTCTCTTTCATTGACATAGTGAGGGGGTCGCAGGCGATGCCACCTTTGCCGCCGCCGTAAGGAATACCCGCTAAAGAACACTTCCACGTCATCAACATGGCCAGAGCTTCGCATTCGTCGACATCTACATCGGGGTGATAGCGAATTCCGCCTTTGGAGGGGCCTACGGCGGAGGAATGCTGTACGCGATATCCTTTGAAGACTTGAATGGAGCCGTCATCCATCTCCACTGGAACGGAGACTTCAAGCCTGCGTTCAGAACTGCCCAGTATCGCTATCAGGTTCTCGTCGAGTCCCATCTCTTCCGCCGCGCCGTAAAAATTTTTGAGCGCGGTGTCCAACAATACGTTTGTAGCCGTTCTTCTCGTTACAGACATCACAGACACCTCCAGAAAAAATAAACATACTCGAATTTTCCCATTTCCGCACGGTCAATCCTCATACTGCTCGCGTTTCAACACGGTACTCCCTCTCCAGGGAAACCATTGTCGATAATAACATATCTCTCTCTGGAAAAGGAACACTCAAAACGAAATTTTTCCCTCCTCTTTGTCCCTCTTTTCGTGTTTGTCCCTCTTTTCGTGCCTCAGCTTCAAACGTGATCCTGAGGATGGGTGAAAGGGATCTCCTCTCCGTCTTTCGTCAGCAGAGTCACCCGCTGTTCCGCCTTGTCCAAAAGCTCCCGGCTTTCCTTCACCAAGGTCACCCCTCGTTCAAAGGTGGAGAGCGCCTCGTCCAGGGATAACTTGCCTTCCTCCAACCGCGCCAGCATTTCGTCCAATTGTTCCAGTTTTTCGTCGAAACCCACTTTTTCCCCCTCCTAAAATAATCCTGCGTCCAAAAATCACCTCGGAAAAAACCCTTGAGATTTTTCCTTGGATATTCGCCTTTTCAATTTTAAAAAAATAAAATACAATTAGAAAAATATTTTTCCAAAACGCCTCTACCGATTTGCCTTTCACTTTTGCCTTTCACTATGACAGAACCACGACAAATTTAAAACAAAAGCTCCAAAACTGAAATAGCTAATTAAGATAAATCGATAAATTAGAGCCGGTTTTTCAGACGGCGATTCCCAGAAAGAGGCGGACGACATGACGAAGCGGAAAGAAACATCGCGTATGAGTGAGCCTGTCGGTTATAATAGCAATGGTTTTTCTCTCAATCCAGTTGTTCATGCCAGTTGTTCAGGGGGATATGATGGAATATGATCTCAAAAGATTTATCAAAGCGCAGGAAACCGATTATCGAACGGCGTTGACGGAAATCAAAAACGGGCGGAAGCGGAGCCATTGGATGTGGTATATATTTCCTCAGATAGCGGGGCTCGGGAGCAGTCCAACCTCGAAGTATTACTCACTCAAAGATCTCAAAGAGGCAAAAGCCTATCTTGACGACGAAACTCTTGGGAAAAGGCTCATGGAAATTTCCGGCGCGTTGTTGAGCCTGGAGAGCAACGACGCCACACAGATATTCGGAACGCCGGACAACATGAAACTGCGTTCCTCCATGACCTTGTTTTCGCGAGTGCAAGACGCCGATCGGGTATTTCAAAAAGCACTGGACAAATTTTTCGGCGGTCTCCCCGACAAAGAAACGATTCGCTTGTTGGGTGGCTAATTTTAGTTCAGCTTTAGCCTGTGCCGCCCTTTTGTTGATGGTTGAACTCGGATTCTTGAACTCGGATTGTTAAAGTGTGTTTCGTGCAATCGGTGTTTTACATCGGGCAAGTTAAGCTGTAAGCACTGTGTAAAAGGAATGAAAGGACTGTGTAAATGAATCGAGATCTCGCTCTTCAAATTGTCGAAAAAGCCGCTTCGTTGAACTTCGAACGATGTGGAATTGTTGGAGTGGACAAGATGCGGGAATATGGCGCTAAAGTCACCGAACGCATCGCGCGTTTCCCCGAATCGGCGGGAATGTATCGGCGTTTTCTCGCTTTCGCCGAGCCAGAGCGGAATTTTCCGTGGGCGCGGTCTGTGGTTGTGTGCTCATGGCGTCATGGCGTCTATCGTATTCCCGAAGGATTTGCCGGACTGATAGGTAAACATTACCTTTTCGATGAAAGGCGTGACCAGAACTCTGAGGGTTATCACGCACGGGTCGCGTTTGAACGCTACATGGTGGAAGATCTGGGGCTGCGTGTGACTTCGAGCCATGATTACGGAATAACTTCCTGCCGTTGGGCGGCTTTGGCGTCGGGGATCGGGACGATCCGCAGAAACAACTTTTTTTACGGAGACCACGGATCATATTACGCGTTGATCGTTTTTTTGGTCGATGAAGCGATGGAACATACCTATACCCCGACGCACAAACCTTGTCTCGACAACTGCAATCTCTGCGTAAAGCACTGCCCCACCGGAGCGCTTGCCGAACCCTACGCTACCTGCGGGACCACCTGCGTTTCTTTTCTGACCAACAAAGCACCGGATAACGGGGCGTTTGAAAAATACTCTCCACGGATCGGGAGCTGGATATACGGCTGCGATGTCTGCCAGGACATCTGCCCTTTTAACAGAGGGCAATGGTCGGAGAGCGAAGAGTTCCCCGGCCTCGAAGAACTGAGCGCCGCGATCTCTCTGGAGAAAATCGTGACGATGGACTACGCTGATCTTTGTAAAACCATTGCCTCGAAGTTCTGGTACATTGAAATTGAAGACCTATGGAAATGGAAACGCAACGCGCTCAACGCCATGTGGAATACGAAGCATGAACATTACGAAACGGCGCTGACCGTCGCCCTTCATGACGAAGACGAGCGTATAAGAAACCTGGCGCAATACTTTTGCAATACTTTTATGGATAGCTTGACATATTCCCACGACTAAAGCGGAATACGGCTACAGATATTTCATTAGATATTTCATTACTATAGGGAGCAAAATTGAAATAAGGACAGCGCCGAATATCCACCAAAGACGATCATCCAATCGATTCATGCGAGTATTCATTTCGCCGCGCAAGTCTTTCATGTCTCGGTCTGTTTTCTCGAAGCGTAAATTCATTTCGTCACGCAAGTCTTTCATATCGCTGCGCAAGTCTTTCATATCGCTGCGTAGGTCTTTCATTTCACCGCGCAGATCGTATATGTTTTTTTCTATCCGCGTTTCAAATTTTTCGCGGTTCTTT from the Synergistaceae bacterium genome contains:
- the xseB gene encoding exodeoxyribonuclease VII small subunit, producing the protein MGFDEKLEQLDEMLARLEEGKLSLDEALSTFERGVTLVKESRELLDKAEQRVTLLTKDGEEIPFTHPQDHV
- a CDS encoding DUF1810 domain-containing protein — translated: MMEYDLKRFIKAQETDYRTALTEIKNGRKRSHWMWYIFPQIAGLGSSPTSKYYSLKDLKEAKAYLDDETLGKRLMEISGALLSLESNDATQIFGTPDNMKLRSSMTLFSRVQDADRVFQKALDKFFGGLPDKETIRLLGG
- a CDS encoding Glu/Leu/Phe/Val dehydrogenase, giving the protein MSVTRRTATNVLLDTALKNFYGAAEEMGLDENLIAILGSSERRLEVSVPVEMDDGSIQVFKGYRVQHSSAVGPSKGGIRYHPDVDVDECEALAMLMTWKCSLAGIPYGGGKGGIACDPLTMSMKEKERMSRTFAARIAPIIGTWKDVPAPDVNTGGQEMVWFMDTVSKLSGQVEPGIFTGKPISYWGSKGRTAATGYGVATCGLELLKAVGKDPKTATVAIQGFGNVGSYTALTMVEAGAKVVAISDVTGTYYSPQGIDVKKAFDHVTQHPKKLLEGFTCDGCEKKGLSDVLFVDCDILFPCALEGAINDKTANQVKAKYIVEGANGPVTPEGDAILDGKEILVVPDFLANSGGVIGSYFEWAQNLAGYFWTEEEYNSRLIHIMKGNFKLVWDYAQNKKVKMRRAAFMAAIQRVADVVRLRGTFL
- a CDS encoding M20 family metallo-hydrolase, which produces MATAKDKIFAEAERLRDEMVAALSRVCCIPAISPHNGGAGEEKKANEIEKLVAELGLGKTEWQRVDDDKSPTGNRPSLFLEYKGASPRRLCILSHMDVVPEGERSFWTRDPYAPTMEGSRLYGRGTSDNGMALISSLYALKTLSNLEIVPSFTVCLAFLADEEMGSAYGAKPLIDRGLFREDDLVIAPDSGNSQGDFIEIAEKSRLKLEFTVTGKQAHAGAPHTGLNACRVANLLSVEVDEALHKAFPEKDDLFSPPVSTFEPTRRFANVPNLNTVPGKERFGFDCRVLPSVALDDVISVVQRVKDDVARRAGATIELEIGRSDAAPPTPADSDVIRLLQTAIKEVLNVEPTLGGIGGGTFAAFFRRKGIPAAVWQQECENVAHQPDEYTEIEHIVNNAKVFALMMMGDTAQPRFQ